The genomic interval TATTCCTTTGCATGCAGGGCCTCGCCCAGGAGACAAAACCCCTTCAGGAGATCAGGATCATCAGGAATAATCCCGTAACATCTGTGAAAGACCAGGCGAATACTGGTACCTGCTGGTGTTTTTCCACCACCTCCATGATCGAATCGGACTGCCTTCACAAAGGCCAGCCATCGCTCGATCTCTCTGAAATGTTCACCGTACGTAATATATACCTTGAAAAGGCAGAAAACTACATCCACAGGCAGGGATTTGCCCGTTTTGATGAAGGAGGCCTGGGGCATGATGTACTCCATGCCGTAGAGGCATATGGTATTGTGCCAGAAAACGTATATAGCGGGCTGAAAGACGGCCATACCTCTCACGATCATGCGGAGATGCTCGGGGAGATGAAAAACTACCTGGATAGCATCCTGAAGCTTCCGAAACCCATCCCTGCCAGTTGGGAAACAGGGTTCATCACTATTCTGGATAAATACCTGGGCACGCCGCCAGCCAGCTTTAGCTATAATGGACGTTCCTATACACCAAAGGCATTCGCTAAAGACGTGGTAAAGTTCAATCCCGAAGACTATGTCAGCCTCACATCCTTCACTCATCATCCTTTCTATAGCTCTTTTATCCTGGATGTGCCTGACAATTTTTCCAACGGTGCTTACTATAACGTACCTATCGGTGAACTGATCAATATTGCAAAAGCTGCGGTTGAAAAAGGATATACTGTTTTGTGGGATACAGACGTGAGCAACCGGGGATTCATGGTTGGTAAAGGCTATGCAATGCGGCCCGTAGCAGATTCACTGACACGTGGCAGCGTTATCAATCCGGATCTTGAAGAAAAGAAATATTCACAGGATGAACGT from Chitinophaga filiformis carries:
- a CDS encoding C1 family peptidase, whose product is MRSYLVLSALFLCMQGLAQETKPLQEIRIIRNNPVTSVKDQANTGTCWCFSTTSMIESDCLHKGQPSLDLSEMFTVRNIYLEKAENYIHRQGFARFDEGGLGHDVLHAVEAYGIVPENVYSGLKDGHTSHDHAEMLGEMKNYLDSILKLPKPIPASWETGFITILDKYLGTPPASFSYNGRSYTPKAFAKDVVKFNPEDYVSLTSFTHHPFYSSFILDVPDNFSNGAYYNVPIGELINIAKAAVEKGYTVLWDTDVSNRGFMVGKGYAMRPVADSLTRGSVINPDLEEKKYSQDERQQLFEGLVTQDDHLMHITGIGKTAKGKEFFIVKNSYGSKSGPFDGFIKVSVPYFAINTITIIVPKAALDKSFNGKLALK